In one window of Kitasatospora sp. MMS16-BH015 DNA:
- a CDS encoding ATP-binding protein, with protein sequence MSGSIAATSADSSGAVLVEVQAVGPGDLGCLLELPCLPESAGTARKLVAAAVAAWSAEQLREVAELLVTELVANAVKHTGCTRIAVSVERQAAAVWVGVRDSSGELPCHLPLAHEAESGYGLGLVATLSSRWGVAWAPFGKWVWFELRMGRS encoded by the coding sequence ATGTCCGGCAGTATCGCTGCAACGTCCGCCGACTCTTCGGGTGCCGTGCTCGTCGAGGTCCAAGCGGTTGGCCCTGGCGACCTGGGCTGCCTTCTGGAGCTGCCGTGTCTTCCCGAATCCGCAGGGACCGCCCGAAAGTTGGTGGCCGCTGCCGTGGCGGCCTGGTCTGCCGAGCAACTTCGCGAGGTGGCCGAGCTGTTGGTGACCGAGCTGGTTGCGAATGCGGTCAAGCACACGGGATGTACCCGTATCGCGGTCTCGGTGGAGCGCCAGGCGGCGGCGGTGTGGGTGGGCGTCCGGGACTCCTCCGGCGAGCTGCCCTGCCACTTGCCCCTGGCACATGAGGCGGAGTCCGGGTACGGCCTCGGACTGGTGGCCACCCTCTCCTCGCGCTGGGGAGTGGCCTGGGCGCCGTTCGGGAAGTGGGTCTGGTTCGAGCTGAGGATGGGCAGGTCATGA
- a CDS encoding tetratricopeptide repeat protein, producing MLQHLITQDADLRMVPTDRAELTAAVHRLREELSTDPDPDRTRVLTRWIGIAQMSLGDYGEAHTFLRRSLELAISSGNVRAVVATELNFGDAHRYAGDVETAETFYRSALDTARGKCPELLDFALQHFGKHLMERGDLAGARTHLQESLRLRIGKGNTELVESTQAALDRVDALIGSASASASAVAAPGEWSRRWTAWLQSRTTVGDPTRWNDGFPAIRDAVQSLAMYQRVQPRHLWDQPFPAELITAMAAEAEKALTADGYQHNGKRNAAVGKAANHFAAQVDLAALVAQSTGLDVEQPHTGVYIGYTEGQSLDFHVDEAGFGEANLIICLARTRPTEADRASTTVFISAAGYLECDLGAGSGVVFDGALTPHGRTPLGAGESITLISLGFRARDQAKRALADLPLVPA from the coding sequence GTGCTCCAGCACCTCATCACACAAGACGCCGACCTGCGCATGGTCCCCACCGACCGGGCCGAGCTGACCGCTGCGGTCCACCGGCTCCGCGAGGAGTTGTCCACCGACCCCGACCCCGACCGGACCCGGGTCCTGACCCGGTGGATCGGCATCGCCCAGATGAGCTTGGGGGACTACGGCGAGGCCCACACGTTCCTCCGCCGGTCGCTCGAACTGGCCATCAGCAGCGGGAACGTCCGGGCCGTCGTCGCCACCGAACTCAACTTCGGCGACGCCCACCGCTATGCCGGCGACGTCGAGACTGCGGAGACGTTCTACCGCAGCGCCCTGGACACCGCACGGGGCAAGTGCCCGGAACTGCTCGACTTCGCGCTCCAGCACTTCGGCAAGCACCTCATGGAGCGCGGAGACCTCGCCGGTGCCCGCACTCATCTACAAGAGTCGCTGCGGCTGCGGATCGGCAAAGGGAACACCGAGCTGGTCGAGTCCACGCAAGCCGCACTCGACCGGGTGGACGCGCTGATCGGCAGCGCCTCCGCGTCAGCATCGGCTGTCGCGGCACCGGGCGAGTGGAGCCGTCGATGGACGGCGTGGCTCCAGTCCCGCACCACCGTGGGTGACCCGACCCGGTGGAACGACGGGTTCCCCGCCATCAGAGACGCGGTGCAGAGCCTCGCCATGTACCAACGGGTGCAGCCCCGCCACCTGTGGGACCAGCCATTCCCTGCCGAGCTGATCACCGCCATGGCGGCGGAAGCCGAGAAGGCCCTCACCGCCGACGGCTACCAGCACAACGGCAAGCGCAACGCGGCCGTCGGCAAGGCCGCGAACCACTTCGCCGCCCAAGTCGACCTCGCCGCGCTCGTGGCACAGTCCACCGGCCTGGATGTCGAGCAACCGCACACCGGCGTCTACATCGGTTACACGGAAGGGCAGTCCCTCGACTTCCACGTGGACGAGGCCGGATTCGGCGAGGCCAACTTGATCATCTGCCTCGCACGCACCCGCCCCACCGAAGCGGACAGGGCCAGTACCACCGTCTTCATCAGTGCCGCTGGCTACCTCGAATGCGATCTCGGGGCGGGCAGTGGTGTCGTCTTCGACGGGGCGCTAACGCCACACGGCCGGACGCCCCTGGGTGCAGGGGAGAGCATCACCCTCATCAGCCTCGGATTCCGCGCGCGGGACCAGGCCAAGAGGGCTCTTGCAGACCTTCCCCTGGTTCCGGCGTAA
- a CDS encoding FtsK/SpoIIIE domain-containing protein, whose product MSNTPTPSPSPSPGPNLLPSLDHIGFPPAAWYALGAALLVLLAWLLLITGRYLIADRDTRASIRQAFWIRRRWPRLAKAIGLVTTDRHPSLGQTLVIDGQRTPAPKILIPSITTKCDRYGVQIKVRTVPGVGLAEFQKHADHLAEAWGCTRVSVAVDRPGRLLLRAVRTEPLAHKTAVVPDGSAPADLSVWDLGLDEYAMPAVLHMADVPGMLVGGLPGKGKSALVNGLISQLAPSDAVQFAVADGKVYKAHEGDYADVADRLFAFAGADLEEANALFKRLVQLRRDRAEQVRSTLGVKNMWHVGPTPAWPLVVLVIDEAHTFFRDFRGSDPETKRLAALAQENARLVEELVKMGRATGFLVVLITQKPTGDAIPTAIRDVCPVSLSFAQRSTEAAVATLGENIRQWKDMDPSTMQHPDFVGVAVMAREGREGFIRVRIPYVNADDTARIAHTTARLTADPADLLTRSAPNTLAQSTTAREEASRCRTAPSAPTPTEPRAPVPPAPAGPGTARATRHR is encoded by the coding sequence TTGTCCAACACCCCCACCCCCTCCCCGTCTCCTTCCCCGGGGCCCAACCTGCTCCCGTCACTGGACCACATCGGCTTCCCGCCGGCAGCCTGGTACGCGCTCGGCGCCGCGCTCCTGGTCCTGCTGGCCTGGCTGCTGCTCATCACCGGCCGCTATCTCATAGCCGATCGCGACACCCGGGCCAGCATCCGTCAGGCGTTCTGGATACGCCGCCGCTGGCCGCGTCTGGCGAAGGCCATCGGCCTGGTCACGACCGACCGGCACCCCAGCCTCGGGCAGACGCTCGTCATCGACGGCCAGCGCACGCCAGCACCGAAGATCCTCATCCCGTCGATCACCACGAAGTGCGACCGCTACGGCGTCCAGATCAAGGTGCGCACCGTGCCCGGCGTGGGCCTGGCGGAGTTCCAGAAGCACGCCGATCACCTGGCCGAAGCCTGGGGCTGTACCCGGGTCTCGGTCGCCGTCGACAGGCCCGGTCGCCTGCTCCTGCGCGCCGTGCGCACCGAGCCCCTCGCTCACAAGACCGCCGTGGTGCCGGACGGTTCGGCGCCGGCTGACCTGTCGGTGTGGGACCTGGGCTTGGACGAGTACGCCATGCCCGCCGTACTGCACATGGCCGACGTGCCCGGCATGCTCGTCGGCGGCCTGCCCGGCAAGGGCAAGAGCGCACTGGTCAACGGCCTGATCTCCCAGCTCGCCCCCTCGGACGCGGTGCAGTTCGCCGTGGCCGACGGCAAGGTCTACAAGGCCCACGAAGGCGACTACGCCGACGTTGCCGACCGCCTGTTCGCCTTCGCCGGGGCCGACCTGGAAGAAGCCAACGCGCTGTTCAAGCGCCTGGTACAGCTGCGCCGCGACCGGGCCGAACAGGTCCGCTCGACACTCGGCGTGAAGAACATGTGGCACGTCGGTCCCACCCCGGCGTGGCCGCTGGTCGTCCTGGTCATCGACGAAGCCCACACGTTCTTCCGGGACTTCCGGGGCAGCGACCCCGAGACCAAGCGCCTGGCCGCCCTCGCGCAGGAGAACGCCCGGCTCGTGGAGGAGCTGGTGAAGATGGGCCGCGCCACCGGCTTCCTGGTCGTCCTGATCACCCAGAAGCCCACCGGCGACGCCATCCCCACCGCGATCCGCGACGTGTGCCCCGTCTCCCTGTCCTTCGCCCAGCGCAGCACCGAAGCCGCGGTAGCCACCCTCGGCGAGAACATCCGCCAGTGGAAGGACATGGACCCCAGCACCATGCAGCACCCCGACTTCGTCGGCGTCGCCGTCATGGCCCGCGAGGGACGCGAAGGGTTCATCCGGGTGCGCATCCCCTACGTCAACGCCGACGACACCGCCCGCATCGCCCACACCACCGCCCGCCTGACGGCGGACCCCGCTGACCTGCTCACCCGGTCCGCCCCCAACACCCTTGCCCAGTCCACCACCGCCCGCGAAGAAGCCTCCCGATGCCGCACCGCACCCTCTGCCCCCACCCCGACCGAGCCGCGAGCGCCCGTTCCGCCCGCTCCCGCCGGACCAGGAACCGCCCGCGCAACCCGGCACCGCTGA
- a CDS encoding replication initiator has protein sequence MTDIDPRTVPSLFTRDLLALAQRDDFDRIETAVERLAGCTSPIQLTGHTTTVDATTHEVLRHYTTASEPLGRLLIACGNRRASRCPACSRTYAADTYQLIRAGLSGGKGTPDAVRTHPRVFTTLTAPSFGPVHNRPTTRTGKARHCRCGAHHPADHPTLGTPLDPTTYDYAGAVLFNAHAGALWARFTTYLRRAVARAAGLTTAELRETCRVSFAKVAEFQKRGLVHFHAIIRLDGPDGGTTAPPDWATPDLLTCAVRQAAGRVAITVTGDSIGARELRWGAQLDIREIARPDATADGSAPLTDAAVAGYVAKYATKSAEGTGTIDRPLYCTRCKGRGRTPTGGGLTEECHRCAGAGLAEPIADLRVAGHVRQMIRTCWDLGTRPDFADLKLTKWAHMLGFRGHFSTKSRRYSTTLGHLRGVRRTWQAGQARIRAGHLPIDQDTTLVVSDWRFLATGYTPGEELLAQAVRDNRAATQRLKREGDLL, from the coding sequence ATGACCGACATAGACCCGCGCACGGTCCCCTCCCTGTTCACCCGGGACCTGCTCGCCCTCGCTCAGCGCGACGACTTCGACCGCATCGAAACCGCCGTCGAACGCCTGGCCGGATGCACCAGCCCGATCCAGCTCACCGGCCACACGACCACCGTTGACGCCACCACCCACGAAGTGCTGCGGCACTACACCACCGCCAGCGAACCCCTCGGCCGCCTCCTCATCGCCTGCGGCAACCGCCGTGCCTCCCGCTGCCCCGCCTGCTCGCGCACCTATGCCGCCGACACCTACCAGCTCATCCGCGCCGGTCTCTCCGGCGGCAAGGGCACCCCCGACGCCGTCCGCACCCACCCCCGCGTCTTCACCACTCTCACCGCCCCCTCCTTCGGCCCGGTCCACAACCGGCCCACCACTCGCACCGGCAAGGCCCGTCACTGCCGCTGCGGTGCCCACCATCCCGCCGACCACCCCACCCTCGGCACCCCGCTGGACCCGACCACCTACGACTACGCCGGAGCCGTCCTCTTCAACGCCCACGCCGGAGCCCTCTGGGCCCGCTTCACCACCTACCTGCGCCGCGCCGTCGCCCGTGCCGCCGGACTGACCACCGCCGAACTGCGCGAGACCTGCCGCGTCTCCTTCGCCAAGGTCGCCGAGTTCCAAAAGCGCGGCCTGGTCCACTTCCACGCCATCATCCGCCTCGACGGCCCCGACGGCGGCACCACCGCCCCGCCCGACTGGGCCACCCCCGACCTGCTCACCTGCGCAGTCCGCCAAGCCGCCGGCCGCGTGGCGATCACTGTCACCGGCGACTCGATCGGAGCGCGTGAACTGCGCTGGGGCGCCCAGCTCGACATCCGTGAGATCGCCCGCCCCGATGCCACTGCTGACGGCTCCGCCCCGCTCACCGATGCCGCCGTGGCCGGGTACGTCGCCAAGTACGCCACCAAGAGCGCCGAAGGCACCGGCACCATCGACCGGCCCCTCTACTGCACCCGGTGCAAGGGACGCGGACGAACCCCCACCGGCGGCGGCCTGACCGAGGAATGCCACCGGTGCGCGGGTGCCGGGCTGGCTGAGCCGATCGCTGACCTTCGGGTTGCCGGTCACGTCCGCCAGATGATTCGCACCTGCTGGGACCTTGGCACCCGCCCCGACTTCGCCGACCTCAAGCTCACCAAGTGGGCCCACATGCTCGGCTTCCGGGGCCACTTCTCCACCAAGTCCCGCCGTTACTCCACCACCCTCGGCCACCTGCGCGGCGTCCGTCGCACCTGGCAAGCCGGGCAAGCTCGTATCCGTGCGGGCCACCTGCCGATCGACCAGGACACCACCCTCGTGGTCTCTGACTGGCGGTTCCTCGCCACCGGCTACACCCCCGGGGAAGAACTCCTCGCCCAAGCCGTCCGCGACAACCGGGCCGCCACACAACGCCTCAAGCGAGAGGGGGACTTGCTGTGA
- a CDS encoding recombinase family protein gives MGTRDELIGKLRGTPADLPSVADVRAMLEANPALKCVVCYARISFDGRVKDAHGVEDQHRNLSEKARSFGWLVVYRYTDNDKSASKENVVRDDFEQLVVDLAAGHTPEGYPIHGVMADNDDRLYRRPGDWERYLRAFTAHEGRVYWDSNGVQDLYAEGFEIKGLVGVAMSLAETRKKQRRSRNSHRNRAIRGQSVSAWRPFGWDDDKITLRAVEAAAVKKAVKDVIAGASISEITRQWKEAGYLTARGNLFQYQSVKQVLMNARLCGYREIDDELVRDGDDQPIVGEWEAIVTPKEWFAVVAAIRSRGRSGQPGGKLVHKYLLTNILRCGNTLEDGTKCNHPMKGEKANQWVKYEHGYFCKKTVDGGCNGTYKRGDETDKHITRLVQAKLKADAAAAVRDVPDWGREEELEAALQRRSALEQHWNAGEISNEQFFRNLPAVDKTIKELRADQAKNLAAKAAAEEATADVEKEWKSKTIRQKRELIKKALHAVIAVPGGMGNKPFDVEQLIPVWKSAESAALPE, from the coding sequence ATGGGAACGCGTGACGAGCTGATCGGCAAGCTCCGGGGGACGCCGGCGGACCTGCCGTCGGTCGCCGATGTGCGGGCGATGCTCGAAGCCAACCCCGCCTTGAAGTGCGTGGTCTGCTACGCGCGCATCTCATTCGACGGCCGGGTGAAGGACGCACACGGCGTCGAGGACCAGCACCGGAACCTCAGCGAGAAGGCACGCTCGTTCGGGTGGCTGGTCGTCTACCGCTACACCGACAACGACAAGAGCGCCAGCAAGGAGAACGTCGTCCGCGACGACTTCGAGCAGCTGGTGGTGGACCTCGCCGCCGGGCACACGCCCGAGGGCTACCCCATCCACGGCGTGATGGCGGACAACGACGACCGGCTGTACCGACGCCCCGGTGATTGGGAGCGCTACCTGCGAGCGTTCACAGCTCACGAGGGACGGGTGTACTGGGACTCCAACGGCGTCCAGGACCTCTACGCCGAGGGTTTCGAGATCAAGGGCCTCGTCGGTGTCGCGATGTCCCTCGCGGAGACGCGGAAGAAGCAGCGGCGTTCACGTAACAGCCACCGCAACCGGGCGATCCGTGGTCAGTCCGTCTCGGCCTGGCGCCCGTTTGGCTGGGATGACGACAAGATCACGCTGCGGGCGGTCGAGGCAGCAGCCGTCAAGAAGGCCGTGAAGGACGTGATCGCTGGCGCGTCCATCTCCGAGATCACCCGGCAGTGGAAGGAAGCGGGATACCTCACCGCCCGGGGCAATCTCTTCCAGTACCAGAGCGTCAAGCAGGTGCTCATGAACGCGCGGCTCTGCGGCTACCGCGAGATCGACGACGAGTTGGTCCGCGATGGAGACGATCAGCCCATCGTCGGTGAATGGGAGGCCATCGTCACGCCGAAGGAGTGGTTCGCCGTGGTCGCGGCCATCCGGAGTCGCGGACGGAGTGGGCAGCCCGGCGGGAAGCTCGTGCACAAGTACCTGCTGACCAACATCCTCCGCTGCGGCAACACCCTGGAGGACGGCACGAAGTGCAACCACCCGATGAAGGGCGAGAAGGCCAACCAGTGGGTGAAGTACGAGCACGGGTACTTCTGCAAGAAGACCGTTGACGGTGGCTGCAACGGCACCTACAAGCGCGGCGACGAGACGGACAAGCACATCACCCGGCTCGTTCAGGCGAAGTTGAAGGCCGACGCCGCAGCGGCGGTCAGGGATGTGCCGGACTGGGGCCGCGAGGAGGAACTAGAGGCTGCGCTACAGCGCCGGAGTGCCCTCGAACAGCACTGGAACGCAGGAGAGATCAGCAACGAGCAGTTCTTCCGGAACCTCCCGGCGGTCGACAAGACCATCAAGGAGTTGCGAGCCGATCAGGCGAAGAACCTAGCGGCGAAGGCCGCCGCCGAGGAGGCGACGGCCGACGTCGAGAAGGAGTGGAAGTCGAAGACCATCAGGCAGAAGCGGGAGCTGATCAAGAAGGCTCTGCACGCGGTCATCGCGGTGCCGGGCGGAATGGGCAACAAGCCCTTCGACGTGGAACAGCTCATCCCTGTGTGGAAGTCCGCCGAATCAGCTGCACTCCCAGAATGA